Part of the Candidatus Protochlamydia phocaeensis genome is shown below.
TTATTTCCGAGAAAAATTTACAAATGACAAGAACTCCACAGACAATCATCAAAGCGGCACAGTTTTATGCATTGGGCTGGGTTATTGATCCACAAGAACCTTACACCATTATATGGCATAATGGAGAAATAGAATGCGCCAAGGCTTTTGTCGGATTTTCCCCTGAAGCTAATGTAGGAATCGTCATTTTATGTAATCTTGGCGAGAATACCATGCCGGAGGCTGCCGGATTCCGCTTTTTTGATTTAGCCTTTAAGCGGTCTGAAAAAGATTACAATACGCAATATCAAAAGAGCGCGAGGGATAAGGCGCAAGCAAAGAAAAAAGAAGAGGAACCGCCATCTTTTTCTAACGCTTTACCCCTGGAGAGCTATGCGGGAAAATATCACAGCGATGTCTTTGGAATGGCTGTATTGACTGTTAAAGACGACAAACTTCATTTAAAAATACAGACCGATCAAGCGATCGAGCATGATGATTTAGAAGCAACTCTCATGCATTGGAATCGAGATACCTTTGTGGCGGAATGGGAAGGCTTTTTACGCTCGATTGATTTTGATGAGGGAAACAAGGTAATTTTTAGCGGTGGCCCGCAAGGCAAGATAAAAGCATTCCACTATTATTTACCCAATCAAACGTCTTTTATTTTTGAACGCCAAGACTGATTCAAGCACGTGAGAGAAAGGCCAACAAAGAAGAAGTCCTTTGCTGGCCTTACCTTTAAGGAAGCTGAGTCATGAGTTGGCGAGCCATTGCAAAGCTGCCTGCTTAGTAGTGCCTTGCGATTGGACAACGTAATCCGCTGTTCCTTGCAAAATATCTTCGTAGCTTTTTACCGAAGAAAGATTTTTTGAGAAGAGAAAATAGCAACGGTAAAAAGGAAGGGTGATGTTTGAAATAATTTAAATATTTAGTTACAAAGAGAAAGCAACTTGAAGAGGCAGAATAATTAGAATGGCAAAAATGACGGATCTAAAATGCGGGATTTGATTGGATATGGCAACCGCTTGCCAAAAGCCGTTTGGCCGCAGAATGCCCGCTTGGCGGTTAGCTTTGTCTTAAATTATGAAGAGGGATCGGAAAGAAACGTCCTAGATGGCGACGCGCAATCGGAAAGTTATTTAACAGATTGGCCAGGATTAGCCCCTTTGAAGGATGAGCGTCATTTATCTGCCGAATCGTTATTTGAATATGGAAGCCGAGCGGGAATTTGGCGGCTTCTGTCTTTGTTTGAAAGGTATCGCCTTCCTCTTACACTTTTTACAACTGGATTAGCGTTAGAGCGGAATCCCACGTTAGCTGCCAAGCTAAGGGAAAGTCCGCACGAGGTTGCAGGTCATGGCTATCGTTGGATCAATTATAACGAAGTCGATGAAGCGCTAGAGCGGGAGCACATTAAAAAGACGCTTGGGATTATTCAATCCCTTACCCAAAAAGATGTCGCAGGCTGGTATATGGGAAGGCGGAGCAAGCATACGCGTAAGTTGATTATAGAGGCAGGCCTTCGATATGACTCGGAAAGCTATGCCGATGATTTGCCTTATTGGGAATCCCTTGAAGGAAAAAAACATCTCGTTATTCCCTATGCTTTGGATACTAATGATGCCCGTTATGCGACTTCTCCAGGCTGGAATACAGGCGAAGACTTTTTTAGCTATTTAAAGGACGCATTTGATTATTTATATCAAGAGGGATTGGCATTTCCTAAAATGATGACAATTGGCCTCCATGCTCGTTTGTCGGGCAGGCCTGGGCGATGTGCCGCATTGGCTCGTTTTATCGATTATATTCTCTCTTTTGATCGCATCTGGATTTGCCGGCGAGAAGACATCGCCAATCATTGGTATCGGCACTACTCAATCTAAACAGTTAAGGTAGAGAAATGAATCAGCAATTTGTAATTAGGCGAATGAAAGAAAATGAAGTGCAGATCGCTTTGGACTGGGCCCAGAAAGAAGGGTGGAATCCGGGCTTGAATGATAGCCAATGTTTTTATCAAGCCGACCCTAGCGGATTCTTTATCGGTTTGTTAAATGGGGAGCCTATTGCCACCGGAGCAGCTGTCATATATGATGACCGCTTTGCTTTCTGCGGTTTGTATATTGTTAAACCGGAGTTCCGCCAGCAAGGATTTGGCATTCAGCTCACCAATGAGCGCTTAAAGTATGTGGGCAATCGCATCACGGGGATTGACGGAGTCTTAAATAATGTATCCAAGTATCAAAGAATTGGTTATGTCCCAGCACACAAGAATACGCGTTATGAATTGTCTTCTCCGCTTGCAGCGCCCTTTTCTCCACAGATAATAGATATAAAAGCAATCCCCTTTAAACAGCTAGAGGCCTTTGACCGGCAATATTTTCCAGCGCAGCGTCCCCATTTTCTACACAGCTGGATCAATCAATCCCATAGCTATGCTTTGGGATATCTAGAAGATCAAGCTTTGCAAGGCTATGGAGTCATCCGTAAATGTGCCAGCGGCTATAAAATAGGCCCTTTATTTTCGTCCTCTTCAACGGCTGCTCAGGTTTTATTTGAAGCTCTCTGCTCGAAAGTCAAAGAAGGACCCATTTACCTGGATGTTCCAGAGCCTAATCAAAATGCCCACTTATTGGCTAAGCACTATCAAATGAATCCCACTTTTGAAGTCATTCGCATGTATAGAAATGGTAATCCTAGCCTAGATCTGCAAGGCATCTATGGCATGACGACATATGAGCTTGGATAAGCAAGTATCTTGGAGCGCATAAACAATTTTCAAATGCCTGCTTAAATGGCTAGAAAGGGAAGACCGTTGAGAGACCCCAAGTATAAAGATTTATCCATCTAGGATGAATATCGGGAAGGGTTTTATCCGTCCTCCATTGCCAGTATAGAGCTGCAGATGCTGCATCGGGAGATAGATCTAGCATTATTCCAATTCTAAATCGATTTTGGTACCAGCCGCCTACAAGGCCTGTCGGGTGTGATTGATGGTAGGTATTCTTTCTAAAAAACCATTCATTGGCAATGAAGGGATTGATATTCCAACGCGTGATTTTCCAAGGCGTGAAAATAGTTAGCCGATGTCTATATAACGCATAGTCTTTGTAGTGATTTTTGCAATAATGGTGAAGCTCTCCTCGCAAGCGTTGTTGGATGCGCCATCCCCATTTTGATAAAACGAGGTCGGCCTGTAACATGCATTCACTGATATAGACCCATTGATAATGCCCTTCTGTGTTTTTTTGGAATTGATAAACGGCGTTATAGGCAGGCCCTATTAAAAAACTTGAGACGATTTTATCCGCATATTTTTTTAAGAATCGGGTCATATCATATTGGAGGGTGAGTGTGTATTCCTGATACCATAATTTGCGATAATCATTCCCCCAGCGATGCTCGGTATGGAAGCGCATAAAGAAATTCAGAGGCAGATGTTTTTCAAAATTATTATCAAACCAAAATCCATGGTCATTGTTGGCATTTAATTTGCTCCATTTGCTTTCAATGGCCTCCGCTGTCTGGACAGTGGCTATCGCTTCTTTAGGGGAAAAAGCCCCTTCTAGTAGAGCAAGGGGAATAAAAAAATAAATCAAGCTAAAAAAGCCTAGCGTTTTTTTCATTAACCTACTCAACAGATTGCAGATTCTATTAATAGGAGCGGTTCATAATAGGAATCAAAATGTTTCATAGGCAATTAAATGATTGAATCTTCGGTAAAGGAAGAGAATAAAAAAAGATGCTTGCGTTTTGAAGAGTATGCGATTCGATGACAGTCTCTCCTTACTCTAAAATTTCAATTTTCTCAATACCCGGTATATTTTTGATTTCATCAGCAAGTTTTAAGCAATCATTTTTTATATTGAAATTGAAAACCAAATAAATCACATCCTCTTCGTGTTCGGTTTGGATTTGCAGGGTTTTTAATTGAGACGATAAATTTAAGGTCGTCAAAATTTCTTCTAGTTTTACTAAAGAGATTCTTGGTTTAATTAAAAGTCTAATATCTTTCTGGGTATTTCTAAAAAATCTATTCTCAAGAGGCTTGAGCACAGCTAAAACGATAAAAATTAAAATAGCGGCAGTGAATGCAACAAAATAGAGGCCTCCTCCAACCGATAGGCCTAATCCGGCTACAGCCCATAAGCTAGCCGCGGTTGTGAGCCCTCTAATCTTTTCTTTATAAAAAAGAATGGTCCCTGCCCCCAAAAATCCAATTCCGCTCACTACTTGAGCGGCTATTCGGGAAGGATCCAAGATAACATTTTGCCTTTGTAAAATGTGGTGAAAGCCATATTGAGACACTATCATAATAAGGGCAGAGCCGATGCACACTAACATATGCGTTCTTAGGCCTGCAAATCGGCTTATTTTTTCTCGTTCAATTCCAATTAAACCGCCAAATAAGGTGGCCAGAGATAGGCGGCAAATAATTTCAAAATAAGAGATGGATATATCAGGGGCTGTCATGATAAAACTTAAAAGTCAGCGTTCGTAAGATTCAAATTGCCTTTAACCAGCAAAAATATTTATAGCATCGAGCGCATTAGATACCATTAAATAATTTTAAATTCTATAAAGTTTAAAATATAAAGTTTTCGATCGCGTTTCTTTGCGCATGCTGGGCATTTGCATAAAAATGGCCTGCAAGCCCTATGTGGTGATTAGAGGTTTTCCTTAGAGCATATCGCCGATCCGCTAATGGCCCGGATTCAAATAGGGACTCATTGCTTAATTGGCAATACGCTCTAGACACCGTTAAGACAGATAAATTTCCTTTCTATTTAGCTAAGCCATATTGATTAGTTCGCCAATAATAACGGTTATGCCTACAAAGAGAGAAAGTCCAATCAGCGGTTTAGCCTTTAATTCTTGGTAAAATAATTTGTCTGATTTTATTTTTCTAAACAAGTAAAGGGGAAGTAAAATGGCAATGACCGCCAAAATCATACCGGCGAAACCTAAAACCGTAATAAAAGCATCGGGAACGTAGATGGCCACTAAATACGCTGGCAAAACGGTAATGGTTGCAGCAAGCGCTCGGCGTAGCGCAGAATGGCCAATGGATTTAGGCAGCATGCCTTCAATCGCTTCGCAAAGGCCAATTCCCACACCAAGAGCCGATGTTAAAACGGCAAGAATGGAAATCCACCACACCAATAGCTGAATCGATTCCCATTTCGCAACATTGCTAAGAGCTTGAATTAATTCACCAACTTCTATTTTTCCTTCAACCATTTGATTATAGAAAAGAGGGTTGTCATGATAAATCACGCTTAGAACGCTGCTATTCCATACGATATATACAAGGGCTGGAATGAGGCTTCCCCAGAAAAAGGCTTGCTTAAGGGTGTTTGGGTTTTTATCACAATAATTTGTCAAAGTATGGAAGATGACCTGAAAGCCAAAAGACGTAAAAACAACAGGAATCAAAACCATCCAAATGGATATGTCCCCAGATTTATCGGAAAATAAAGGCAAATGAGACCAATCAATTGCTACTGCAAGACCGGCAATCAAGATGGCAATGACCGCCAGCAGTCCTATAAATAACAAACGATTAACATAATCAATGAGTTTTAAAGGCAATAGCAAAAGACCTAGGATAATCAACGCATAGCCAGCAGCCACTTGATTGAAAGAGCCGCTCTTACTAGTGCTGATTAATTCTTGTATCACAGAGCTTCCTCCATAAATAAAGACAGCAAGCAAAGCAAAAGAAAGCATTTTTAAGCTGATGGTTCCTGCTAATTCAGCGCCTTTTCCGGAAAAATGCCTGCCTAAATGGCCCAGTGGCAGGCCTTGGCCAATTTGCAAATTAAGCTCCAAATTAATCAAAGATGTGTAGTACATCATGAACCAGATAAATAACATCAACAAGATACTAGGAATAAGCCCTAGCTTTGCCAATACTAAGGGGAGGGCAATCATGCCGCTTCCTAGACAAGTTCCTGCAATTAACAAAATAGCGCCCGTTTTTTTATGCATAATTTTTTACCTCAAATAGCTAACCGGGCAATAGAGGCCTGTGGATTAAGCGTCTCTACCGCATGGTAAGAAATGGTTTAAATTGGTTTATTAAAGGAACAAAATTTGATACGACAATCAGTTTGGGTCTTGTTAGCTAAAAAAATGACTAAATCGGAAAAAGAAGAGGGTAAACGCATCTATAGCGTGATAAGAAAAAGGGGAATAAGCAGATTGCTTATAGGTAGAAAGAACGATGGGGAAAAGGCAGGGCCTATGACAAAGAGTTAAGGCGAAGTTTTTCATTGTTTATTCCTGATAATTTAATTTTTAATAAGCTTGCTTGCTTGAAACTTCGGCTGCTAAATCGATGATAAACTGTGATGATCATAAAGACTCCTATTTGTAAAAAAATTGCACGTTATTTCAGGACAAAAAAAAACCCGCTTTTGGCGGGCTTTATTTACTTGTCATGTTTTACAAGCGTTAACAATCCTCCCGCCTCAAGGGTATAGAATAAAAGAAAAAGAAGTAGGCAATTGGTGTGCAACGCATGTAATGTAAAACCTGATTAGAGGGTAAGGCTTCATTTTATTAAACACGTGCGTTCTTTGTCAATGCCAAGTTGCTATCCCTCTGTTTAGAGTTGCCTTTAAGAGAAGGCATTAAAATCGCTAATGGACTAGATTTACCCTGATTTTTCCATCGGTCAATCAGAAAAAAATCCGAATAGGGAAGGATTGCCTAATTGGCAGCACAATTCAAACTCAGGTTAATAAATATTTTTTTTGTCTTTTGCCAAATTAAAAATGGCTATATACAAAGATTAAAACTTTACGCTTAAAAATCTGAATGCCTTCAAATCACATTCCTTCTTTGCGCACGCTTTTTGGGCTTAATTGGATGATATTTTGCCTATCGGATGTGCGTCCCGGAATCGGGCCGTTTTTATCTATCTTTCTGGCATCTATGCCGGAGTGGAACACAAGCCGCATCGGCCTTGCTCTTGGAGCAATGGATTTGATGGCTGCGATTAGCCAAGTTCCAAGCGGATGGCTTGTTGATTCCCTCAAGATTAAACGTTTTCTTATTTTTCTGGCTTGTCTTGCAATCTCAGTGGGATGTTCACTCATCTTGAATTTTCCTAAATTGGTTCCGGTCATTTTCGCCCAAGCCTTAATTGGCATAGCGGCTGCTCTTCTTCCTCCAGCTATTGCAGCCATTACACTGGGGTTGGTGGGGAGGCAATCTTTTCCCAAACGCATAAGCATTAATGAAACATGGGGGCATGCGGGAAATGTCATTACGGCTGCTAGTGTAGGAATTGTGGGGTACTTGCTTGGCCATCAGTGGATTTTATATATGGTCATCGTCTTTGCTAGCGGGAGCATTTTTTTTCTCGGCTTTATTAATCCTAAAGAAATCAATCATCGGGTTGCGCGAGAACTGCCTGAAGAAAATCGGCAGCCTTTGGCTCCTATGCCTATTTCCCAACTATTCAAAGAAACGCATTTGTTAGCCTTTTGTTTTGCTTGTTTTCTTTTTCACCTTTCCAATGCAGCTCAGCTTCCCTTAGTCGGGCAATTTTTATCAAAAATGAATCCCAAGATTGATTCTCTTTTTATGGCCGGATGCATCATCTTAGCGCAATTTGTCATGATAGGAGTGGCTTATTCGACAGGATTCTTAATGAATAGATGGGGGCGTAAGCCAATCTTTTTGCTCGCTTTGGGCGTTTTGCCCATCCGTGCGCTCTTATATACGCTGACTGAAAATCCCATACTTCTTCTCTCTATTCAATTATTGGATGGAATAGGAGCTGGCATTTATGGCGTCATTGCCGTTATCATTATTTCTGATATAGCTAAGGATACCGGAAGGTTTAATTTTTCTTTTGGTTTAATGGCTTTGGCCCAAGGGGCGGGTGCTTCTGCTAGCAATATTCTAGCGGGATATATTGCCAATCAGTGGGGGTTCAATACGAGTTTTATCGTCCTTGCTTGCATCGCTATTGCAGATTTATGCTTTTATGGATTATGTCTGCCTGAAACCAAAAATCAGAAGGCTTAAAAGATGGAAGTGGGTGCTCTACTGATTTTTGTCCTCGTTTATCTAGGGATGATTTTGGGATTTTGGCCAGGATTTGCCCTAGATCGCACAGGAATCGCTCTTCTAGGAGCCATTGCGTTCATTGAATTGCAGGGCATCTCTATTTCGCAAGCCGCCAGTTATATCGATCTTTCGGCACTTGCCATTCTTTTTAGTTTTATGATTATTTCTGCCCAATTTTTTTATGGGGGATTCTATACCTATATTGTCGATAGGATGGGAAAAGGAAAACTGACACCTTCTCAGTTGCTTTTAGCTGTCATTTTTATTTCCGCCGGCCTTTCTGCCGTATTGATCAATGATATCGTTTGTCTAGCGCTCACTCCCTTGATAATAAAAGTCTGTTTTCAAAAGAAAATCAATCCCATTCCCTTTTTGCTAGGGCTGGCTTGTGCATCAAATATTGGATCGGCTTTGACTCTTATTGGGAATCCCCAAAATTTATTAATAGGGCAAGTTCTGAATATTCCTTTTGCTCACTATTTAAAATTCTCTCTGATTCCATGCCTATTAGGCTTAATGGGGACGTGGATGGTGATTAAGCTTCAAGTTAAAGGGAAGTGGTTTCATGAAAATCATGCCATTGATCTCGAGGCCATTCCTTTTGACTGGTGGCAAAGCACAAAGGGGATTGCAACTATTTTGATTATTCTCCTTATTTTTCTTTTCACCGATATGCCGAGAGACCAAGTCGCTTTAATCGGAGCAGGATTTTTGTTATTAAGTCGAAGAATGGCTTCACAAACCATGCTAAGCTTTATCGATTGGCAGCTGCTTGTTTTATTCATCGGTCTTTTTATTGTAAATAGAAGCTTTTTAAGCACTAATCAAGCCGATTATTTTTTGAATTCATTGAAAACTTACCATATTGACCTCCAATCGCCCCTTTCACTGACTTTAGTCGCATTTATCCTTTCTAATCTTGTCTCAAACGTACCTGCCGTCATGCTGCTCCTGCCTTTTGTCAATACGGATTCTAACGGTTCTCTTTTAGCGTTATCGAGCACGTTGGCTGGAAATTTATTTATAGTAGGCAGCATTGCCAATCTGATTGTCATTTCTCAAGCCGCTCGTTTTGGAATCAAATTGAATTGGAAAATACATGCGAAGGTCGGCTTTCCCGTTACTTTAATTACTTTCTTGCTTGCAGGCGGGTGGCTCTATCTAACGGCTTAAAGTTAAAATGAATAGGATTATTAGTGAAACAGAAATAAAGTCTCATGTGAGTGTTAGGAGTTTTAAAGAAAAATTTTTCTTGTGATTTATAGAAATAGTTCATGAAACTAAGAGAAGAAGCCCCTATAGCACAAGCTGCCTTATTGGAAATAAAAATTTAACCGAAGCAACAGATGTTCACGCTGTTCGAGGAGGCATGATGCGCATTACAGCTGAAATTAGCTTGTATCCCTTTACAGAAAATTATGGCCCGCCAATTAAAGCTTTCATCGAGCGTTTAAAAGCCTATAAAAATCTTGAAGTTGTCACTAATGCAACGAGTACCCAAATTGTTGGCGAACATGCTGACGTATTTGAAGTATTGTCCAAAGAAACGGCCTATACTTTTTCTGAAGAGAAATCTGTATTTGTTATTAAGATTTTGGGATTTGAGCGCGATATCCAGCATTATCCAAGATAGCTTGAGGCCGATAAGGCTTGGATATTTTAATGATAAGCTTTATTGCCATTAAATGCTGTTACGATTGGAATCCTCTTAATCCTGCGGAATTCCTTTTTGAATTAACTTATCCAAATGCGCCTGCATCGGAACGGACAAGTATCTTTTTAGCTGGTTGAAATCGGGCTCTCCATTAAAATAGCGCTCCGTATCAACGAAGGCGATTTTCCCCTCTTTAGTGAAAGGCATATTTCCAATATAGATGCAATCCGTCAATTGGCATTCCATGAGAACGGTGTAAAGGTCATT
Proteins encoded:
- a CDS encoding GNAT family N-acetyltransferase encodes the protein MNQQFVIRRMKENEVQIALDWAQKEGWNPGLNDSQCFYQADPSGFFIGLLNGEPIATGAAVIYDDRFAFCGLYIVKPEFRQQGFGIQLTNERLKYVGNRITGIDGVLNNVSKYQRIGYVPAHKNTRYELSSPLAAPFSPQIIDIKAIPFKQLEAFDRQYFPAQRPHFLHSWINQSHSYALGYLEDQALQGYGVIRKCASGYKIGPLFSSSSTAAQVLFEALCSKVKEGPIYLDVPEPNQNAHLLAKHYQMNPTFEVIRMYRNGNPSLDLQGIYGMTTYELG
- a CDS encoding YkoF family thiamine/hydroxymethylpyrimidine-binding protein, producing MMRITAEISLYPFTENYGPPIKAFIERLKAYKNLEVVTNATSTQIVGEHADVFEVLSKETAYTFSEEKSVFVIKILGFERDIQHYPR
- a CDS encoding MFS transporter; amino-acid sequence: MPSNHIPSLRTLFGLNWMIFCLSDVRPGIGPFLSIFLASMPEWNTSRIGLALGAMDLMAAISQVPSGWLVDSLKIKRFLIFLACLAISVGCSLILNFPKLVPVIFAQALIGIAAALLPPAIAAITLGLVGRQSFPKRISINETWGHAGNVITAASVGIVGYLLGHQWILYMVIVFASGSIFFLGFINPKEINHRVARELPEENRQPLAPMPISQLFKETHLLAFCFACFLFHLSNAAQLPLVGQFLSKMNPKIDSLFMAGCIILAQFVMIGVAYSTGFLMNRWGRKPIFLLALGVLPIRALLYTLTENPILLLSIQLLDGIGAGIYGVIAVIIISDIAKDTGRFNFSFGLMALAQGAGASASNILAGYIANQWGFNTSFIVLACIAIADLCFYGLCLPETKNQKA
- a CDS encoding MgtC/SapB family protein gives rise to the protein MTAPDISISYFEIICRLSLATLFGGLIGIEREKISRFAGLRTHMLVCIGSALIMIVSQYGFHHILQRQNVILDPSRIAAQVVSGIGFLGAGTILFYKEKIRGLTTAASLWAVAGLGLSVGGGLYFVAFTAAILIFIVLAVLKPLENRFFRNTQKDIRLLIKPRISLVKLEEILTTLNLSSQLKTLQIQTEHEEDVIYLVFNFNIKNDCLKLADEIKNIPGIEKIEILE
- a CDS encoding amino acid permease, which codes for MHKKTGAILLIAGTCLGSGMIALPLVLAKLGLIPSILLMLFIWFMMYYTSLINLELNLQIGQGLPLGHLGRHFSGKGAELAGTISLKMLSFALLAVFIYGGSSVIQELISTSKSGSFNQVAAGYALIILGLLLLPLKLIDYVNRLLFIGLLAVIAILIAGLAVAIDWSHLPLFSDKSGDISIWMVLIPVVFTSFGFQVIFHTLTNYCDKNPNTLKQAFFWGSLIPALVYIVWNSSVLSVIYHDNPLFYNQMVEGKIEVGELIQALSNVAKWESIQLLVWWISILAVLTSALGVGIGLCEAIEGMLPKSIGHSALRRALAATITVLPAYLVAIYVPDAFITVLGFAGMILAVIAILLPLYLFRKIKSDKLFYQELKAKPLIGLSLFVGITVIIGELINMA
- a CDS encoding DUF2490 domain-containing protein, whose product is MKKTLGFFSLIYFFIPLALLEGAFSPKEAIATVQTAEAIESKWSKLNANNDHGFWFDNNFEKHLPLNFFMRFHTEHRWGNDYRKLWYQEYTLTLQYDMTRFLKKYADKIVSSFLIGPAYNAVYQFQKNTEGHYQWVYISECMLQADLVLSKWGWRIQQRLRGELHHYCKNHYKDYALYRHRLTIFTPWKITRWNINPFIANEWFFRKNTYHQSHPTGLVGGWYQNRFRIGIMLDLSPDAASAALYWQWRTDKTLPDIHPRWINLYTWGLSTVFPF
- a CDS encoding SLC13 family permease, whose amino-acid sequence is MEVGALLIFVLVYLGMILGFWPGFALDRTGIALLGAIAFIELQGISISQAASYIDLSALAILFSFMIISAQFFYGGFYTYIVDRMGKGKLTPSQLLLAVIFISAGLSAVLINDIVCLALTPLIIKVCFQKKINPIPFLLGLACASNIGSALTLIGNPQNLLIGQVLNIPFAHYLKFSLIPCLLGLMGTWMVIKLQVKGKWFHENHAIDLEAIPFDWWQSTKGIATILIILLIFLFTDMPRDQVALIGAGFLLLSRRMASQTMLSFIDWQLLVLFIGLFIVNRSFLSTNQADYFLNSLKTYHIDLQSPLSLTLVAFILSNLVSNVPAVMLLLPFVNTDSNGSLLALSSTLAGNLFIVGSIANLIVISQAARFGIKLNWKIHAKVGFPVTLITFLLAGGWLYLTA
- a CDS encoding allantoinase PuuE encodes the protein MRDLIGYGNRLPKAVWPQNARLAVSFVLNYEEGSERNVLDGDAQSESYLTDWPGLAPLKDERHLSAESLFEYGSRAGIWRLLSLFERYRLPLTLFTTGLALERNPTLAAKLRESPHEVAGHGYRWINYNEVDEALEREHIKKTLGIIQSLTQKDVAGWYMGRRSKHTRKLIIEAGLRYDSESYADDLPYWESLEGKKHLVIPYALDTNDARYATSPGWNTGEDFFSYLKDAFDYLYQEGLAFPKMMTIGLHARLSGRPGRCAALARFIDYILSFDRIWICRREDIANHWYRHYSI